The following are encoded in a window of Chloroflexota bacterium genomic DNA:
- the rsmG gene encoding 16S rRNA (guanine(527)-N(7))-methyltransferase RsmG translates to MRTLPKELEALTGISLSSQQLSALEIYAQELMDWNQRYSLTAIHEPELVRVKHFLDSLSAFSALRNTPVVRIVDVGTGAGFPGLPLKILCPHIQLTLMESVEKKVRFCEHIVERLGLEGVEIVRERAEIVGQDARFREQFDWAVARAVALMPILMEYLLPLVRVGGHVLAMKGESGPAEVHSADNALELLGGRLQRLIPVTLPGVVEQRYLVVVDKVAATPEKYPRRVGIPAKRPL, encoded by the coding sequence ATGCGCACACTGCCCAAAGAACTCGAAGCCCTTACAGGAATTAGCCTAAGCAGCCAACAACTTAGCGCGCTCGAAATCTACGCTCAGGAGCTTATGGACTGGAACCAGCGTTACAGTCTGACTGCTATCCACGAACCTGAACTGGTGCGGGTGAAGCACTTTTTAGATTCGCTGAGTGCATTCAGTGCCTTGCGTAATACACCTGTGGTGCGCATTGTGGATGTCGGTACTGGGGCAGGTTTTCCAGGTTTGCCGCTTAAAATTTTGTGTCCGCACATTCAGTTGACGCTGATGGAATCGGTCGAGAAAAAAGTGCGCTTTTGTGAGCATATTGTCGAGCGGCTGGGGCTGGAAGGGGTTGAGATCGTGCGCGAGCGCGCCGAAATCGTTGGACAAGATGCGCGTTTTCGCGAACAATTTGATTGGGCCGTGGCGCGCGCCGTGGCCTTGATGCCCATCTTGATGGAATATCTACTCCCTTTGGTGCGTGTGGGTGGGCATGTGCTGGCGATGAAAGGCGAGAGCGGCCCGGCTGAAGTCCATTCGGCAGATAATGCTCTGGAACTATTGGGAGGGCGATTGCAACGCTTGATTCCCGTGACTTTGCCTGGGGTGGTGGAGCAGCGCTATCTAGTTGTGGTTGATAAAGTAGCCGCGACGCCAGAAAAATATCCGCGCCGAGTTGGGATTCCGGCGAAGAGACCACTATAG
- a CDS encoding DUF4349 domain-containing protein: MKKQILIPLILLAFVLAACGAAQSMPEAMVAYESDSSGGGYEEMAAAEMEAPAAPGESGSFANQASTAAIQRMVIKNATLSIVVIDPGIAMDEIVAMAEGMGGFVVNSNLWQNTLGNGVTVDQASITIRVPAERLDEALAQIKAGAGEVISENISGEDVTSQYTDLQSRLRNLETAEAQLTEIMDNANKTEDVLQVYNRLVEVGEQIEVIKGQMQYYEQASALSSISIEISADAANQPIQIGGWQPVGVAKEAVEALINFLQGFVNFVIWLAIFILPVLIVIGVPLYFLGRGLRNWRRRRKARKLAEKTE; this comes from the coding sequence ATGAAAAAACAAATTCTCATCCCCCTGATTTTGCTTGCGTTTGTGCTCGCGGCTTGTGGCGCGGCCCAAAGTATGCCCGAAGCGATGGTTGCATACGAAAGCGATAGCTCTGGCGGTGGCTACGAAGAAATGGCTGCCGCTGAAATGGAAGCCCCCGCGGCTCCCGGTGAAAGCGGCAGTTTTGCCAATCAAGCCTCAACTGCTGCCATCCAGCGCATGGTTATCAAAAACGCTACACTTTCGATTGTGGTTATCGATCCCGGTATTGCTATGGACGAAATCGTTGCTATGGCTGAAGGCATGGGCGGGTTTGTGGTGAATTCAAATCTTTGGCAAAATACTCTGGGCAACGGTGTCACTGTAGATCAGGCCAGCATCACCATCCGTGTACCGGCTGAACGACTGGATGAAGCGTTGGCGCAAATCAAAGCCGGGGCGGGCGAAGTAATTTCTGAAAATATCTCTGGCGAAGATGTTACCAGCCAGTACACCGATTTGCAGTCCCGACTGCGCAATCTGGAAACCGCCGAAGCTCAATTGACCGAGATTATGGACAACGCCAACAAGACCGAAGATGTGTTGCAGGTGTATAACCGTCTGGTTGAGGTTGGGGAACAGATTGAAGTTATCAAAGGACAGATGCAGTATTACGAGCAGGCTTCTGCACTCTCATCCATCAGCATTGAAATCAGCGCGGATGCCGCCAATCAACCGATTCAGATCGGTGGTTGGCAGCCCGTGGGTGTAGCCAAAGAAGCTGTTGAAGCCCTGATTAACTTCTTGCAGGGTTTTGTCAACTTTGTTATCTGGTTGGCAATCTTTATCCTGCCGGTACTGATCGTGATTGGCGTTCCGCTCTACTTCTTGGGGCGCGGCTTGCGCAACTGGCGCCGCCGCCGTAAAGCCAGGAAACTGGCTGAAAAGACCGAATAG